Proteins from a genomic interval of Lycium ferocissimum isolate CSIRO_LF1 chromosome 2, AGI_CSIRO_Lferr_CH_V1, whole genome shotgun sequence:
- the LOC132047241 gene encoding F-box/LRR-repeat protein 4, translated as MDSILCDELLQEIFRRLPPPSNAAVSLVCKRWLYLLRSSTTSLSLSFIQPPFTPQLSSFLRFHPYLSAVSVTLTENTIDSSDHILFSVASSCRNLKYLKFLNGPVSPLTLLSLSNSCPNLVSLAVTLFRPLSFLWLAPFKSLKQLSIYSAGNLNSRELDYVDFYGSCDTSELNLESLLLTGIQSGDKGVGFLWRNCKKVRTLKLKSCEGVGDQGSFFGFIQCLEGLEKVELRSCRTIVDGVLLKLAESCGMLNSLLLYDGGSKEGLLHFLTQSKCCSNLQNLDLRLPLDLDNNHLTAIAENLVSLRSLRLQSCCLVTGEGLKNLGKNAMGDGLEELVLINCDVVERESGLLATVGQDLKRLRKLDLSFHDMLVDKELISMLVSCNNLNEFKVRGCKKLTNLAMVSLAKCCKKLESVDVMNCSGIEAQAVELFVLNSPKLRLLRVEENKVSDVARTWASNKYIEIVA; from the coding sequence atggattcaattctatgtGATGAACTTCTTCAAGAAATATTCCGCCGCCTTCCTCCGCCGTCCAACGCCGCCGTTTCTTTAGTCTGTAAGCGGTGGCTCTATCTTCTTCGTTCATCAACTACTTCTCTTTCTTTAAGTTTTATTCAACCCCCTTTTACCCCTCAACTTTCCTCTTTTCTCcgttttcatccatatttatcTGCTGTTTCTGTTACCCTTACAGAAAATACTATAGATTCCTCCGATCATATTCTTTTTTCGGTTGCTTCTTCTTGCCGTAATCTCAAGTACCTTAAATTCTTGAATGGTCCTGTTTCTCCtttaactcttctttctctttctaaTTCTTGTCCTAATCTTGTTTCTCTTGCTGTTACTCTTTTTAGACCACTTTCTTTTTTATGGTTAGCCCCTTTTAAGTCTCTTAAACAACTCTCTATTTACTCAGCTGGAAATTTAAATTCAAGGGAATTGGATTATGTTGACTTTTATGGTTCTTGTGATACTTCTGAGTTGAATTTGGAGAGTCTTTTGTTGACTGGAATTCAATCAGGTGATAAGGGTGTTGGTTTTTTATGGAGGAATTGCAAAAAGGTGAGAACtttgaagttgaagagttgtgaAGGGGTTGGTGATCAAGGTTCTTTTTTTGGATTTATTCAGTGTTTGGAGGGTCTTGAAAAAGTGGAATTGAGAAGCTGTAGGACAATTGTTGATGGggttttgttgaaattggctgAGAGTTGTGGTATGTTGAACTCTTTGTTGTTATATGATGGTGGTAGTAAAGAGGGGTTGCTTCATTTCTTGACCCAAAGCAAATGTTGTAGTAATCTTCAGAATCTTGATTTGAGGTTGCCACTTGATCTTGACAACAATCATTTGACAGCTATTGCTGAAAATTTAGTGAGTTTGAGAAGTTTAAGGTTACAAAGTTGCTGTCTTGTTACTGGTGAAGGGCTAAAGAATCTTGGGAAAAATGCTATGGGTGATGGGCTTGAAGAATTGGTTTTGATTAATTGTGATGTAGTGGAAAGAGAATCTGGTTTGTTGGCTACGGTAGGACAAGATTTGAAAAGATTAAGGAAATTGGACTTGTCTTTTCATGACATGTTAGTTGATAAAGAACTGATTTCAATGCTAGTATCCTGCAACAATCTGAATGAATTCAAAGTGAGGGGTTGCAAAAAGTTGACAAATTTAGCCATGGTTTCATTGGCTAAGTGTTGCAAGAAATTAGAAAGCGTTGATGTAATGAATTGTTCTGGGATTGAGGCACAGGCTGTTGAGTTATTTGTGTTGAATTCACCAAAGTTGAGACTGTTGCGGGTTGAGGAAAATAAGGTTTCTGATGTGGCTAGGACATGGGCATCAAATAAATACATTGAAATTGTTGCTTGA
- the LOC132047242 gene encoding heterogeneous nuclear ribonucleoprotein 1, whose amino-acid sequence MDEQNGTVNGVQIKLEEEEETNDAHRTTTPDHQNDDVGASQPHTGDGASPGKIFIGGLARETTSAQFVKHFGKYGEIIDSVIMKDRRTGQPRGFGFVTYADPSVVDKVIEEDHVINGKQVEIKRTIPRGGGSSSKDFKTKKIFVGGIPTTISEDEFSEFFSKFGEVKEHQIMRDHSTGRSRGFGFITFETENSVEDILANGNRLDFAGTQVEIKKAEPKRPNAPPPAPSRRQGHPRAAFGSGFSDSYGGYGDSGFGAGPYRSGGPYGGRSGAFGGYSGAGMGGYGAAYGGSGAYGGGFREEASFGYSSRYGGGAFGRGYDVGGGYGGPSEGYGGYGAGSGGYGSGYGAGLGGGYGGDATGGSMYGSSRGSYGGSGSSRYHPYGR is encoded by the exons ATGGACGAACAAAATGGGACTGTAAATGGTGTTCAAATCAAgttggaggaagaagaagaaactaaTGACGCCCACAGAACTACTACTCCCGACCATCAAAACGACGACGTTGGCGCATCTCAACCCCATACCGGAGATGGTGCTAGTCCCGG TAAGATATTTATTGGGGGCTTGGCTAGAGAGACAACTTCAG CTCAATTTGTCAAGCACTTTGGTAAATATGGTGAAATTATTGATTCCGTGATTATGAAGGATAGGCGAACAGGACAGCCACGTGGGTTTGGTTTTGTGACTTATGCTGACCCCTCTGTGGTGGATAAAGTCATTGAGGAAGACCATGTTATAAACGGAAAGCAA GTGGAAATCAAGCGAACTATACCTAGAGGAGGAGGTTCCAGCTCAAAAGATTTCAAGACGAAGAAGATTTTTGTGGGTGGCATCCCAACAACAATTAGTGAAG ATGAGTTCAGTGAATTCTTTTCAAAGTTTGGAGAGGTGAAAGAGCACCAGATCATGCGAGACCATTCTACTGGTCGTTCTCGCGGCTTTGGATTCATTACTTTTGAGACAGAAAATTCTGTTGAGGATATCTTGGCTAATGGAAACAGGCTTGATTTTGCTGGAACCCAG GTGGAAATCAAGAAGGCTGAGCCTAAGAGACCTAATGCGCCACCACCAGCCCCATCCAGGCGTCAAGGTCATCCGAGAGCTGCATTTGGCAGTGGATTTTCAGATTCATATGGTGGATATGGAGACTCTGGTTTTGGTGCTGGTCCTTATAGGTCCGGTGGCCCTTATGGTGGCAGATCCGGTGCATTTGGTGGTTATAGTGGAGCCGGAATGGGTGGGTATGGAGCAGCATATGGTGGCAGTGGGGCCTACGGAGGCGGCTTCAGAGAGGAGGCTTCTTTTGGGTATTCTAGCCGTTATGGCGGTGGTGCCTTTGGTAGAGGCTATGATGTTGGTGGTGGCTATGGGGGACCCAGTGAAGGTTATGGAGGATATGGTGCCGGTAGCGGTGGATATGGCAGTGGATATGGTGCTGGTCTTGGGGGTGGTTATGGCGGAGATGCTACCGGAGGTTCTATGTATGGAAGTAGTAGGGGAAGCTATGGTGGTTCTGGTTCTAGCAGGTATCACCCTTATGGGAGATAG